Proteins found in one Chloroflexota bacterium genomic segment:
- a CDS encoding MMPL family transporter, with protein MTEFLARISSRRPWVTVGVWGVLVALAIGLTGALLGSATTTDFRLAGRYESERAATLLEDRLRGPKPLAELVIVQSPSLTVDDDAFRAKVDDVHAAIVEIGPETIAGGIGGQPIYHYYQALPLQAAIPAEQREQLFSLLVSPDKRTVLMHYTLAGDSQQATENIEEVIHVVRGFDGTDDFRVLIGGDASVAFENNELSTEDLEKGERFGIPIALIILLVLFGAVAATLLPLGMAIIAIVLALAAVSVIGQYFELLFFVQMMVTMIGLAVGIDYSLLIVSRYREEMGRGLDRREAVVKAGATAGRTVLFSGSTVVVALLGMLIVPVSFFQSLGLGAILVVLAALAATLTLLPALLALLGRRVDFLSIPFLSKYSLRSSEAEAHGFWVTVTHTVTRFPVISILIIAVPMVVLSFFYFGIKTGLNDVNTFPDKSETKAAFIVFEEEFSMGAVSPAGILSPAEIVVDGDVSNPQVQEGIARLVQSLLDDPTFPVAPQVEANDAGDLTLLTLPFPGKPNSRAATDTLTTLREVHVAAAFKGVPAEVYVGGVTAEATDFFGIVDVYTPIVFAFVLGTSFIILMLVFRSIVIPIKAIIMNLLSVGATYGLLVLVFQKGVGTDLLGFQHAEVIDAWIPLFLFSILFGLSMDYHVFLLSRIRERYDETGDNTKAVAYGLQSTGGMITGAALIMVAVFGAFAAGETIVNQQVGFGLAIAVFLDAALVRSILVPASMEVLGKGNWYLPPWLHWLPNLRVESEEA; from the coding sequence TTGACCGAATTCCTCGCCCGCATCAGTTCACGCCGGCCGTGGGTAACGGTCGGGGTGTGGGGTGTGCTGGTAGCGCTCGCGATTGGGCTCACCGGGGCTCTCCTGGGAAGCGCGACCACCACCGACTTCCGGCTGGCCGGCAGATACGAGTCCGAACGCGCGGCCACCTTGCTCGAAGACAGGTTGCGAGGGCCCAAGCCGCTGGCCGAACTGGTCATCGTTCAGTCGCCGTCTCTGACGGTGGACGACGACGCCTTCCGCGCCAAGGTAGACGATGTCCACGCGGCTATCGTGGAGATTGGGCCGGAAACGATTGCCGGAGGCATCGGCGGGCAACCGATATACCACTACTACCAGGCCCTCCCGCTCCAGGCCGCCATTCCCGCCGAGCAGCGGGAGCAGTTGTTCTCCCTGTTGGTTTCGCCCGACAAGCGGACTGTTCTGATGCACTACACCCTGGCCGGCGACTCGCAGCAGGCTACGGAGAACATTGAGGAGGTCATTCACGTCGTCCGGGGATTCGACGGCACGGACGATTTCCGAGTGCTCATCGGCGGAGACGCCAGCGTAGCGTTCGAGAACAATGAGCTGAGCACGGAAGACCTGGAGAAGGGGGAGCGCTTCGGCATCCCCATCGCGCTGATCATTCTGCTCGTGCTCTTTGGCGCCGTTGCGGCCACCCTGTTGCCGCTGGGCATGGCGATTATCGCCATAGTCCTGGCGCTTGCCGCCGTGAGCGTTATCGGCCAGTATTTCGAGTTGCTCTTCTTCGTGCAGATGATGGTCACCATGATCGGCCTTGCGGTGGGCATCGACTACTCGCTCTTGATCGTGTCCCGCTACCGGGAGGAGATGGGCCGCGGTCTGGACAGGCGCGAGGCGGTTGTGAAGGCGGGCGCGACGGCGGGCCGGACGGTGCTGTTCAGCGGCTCGACAGTGGTGGTTGCCCTCCTTGGAATGCTCATCGTGCCCGTGTCGTTCTTCCAATCGCTGGGGCTGGGGGCCATCCTGGTGGTGCTTGCCGCCCTGGCCGCCACCCTCACGCTCTTGCCCGCCCTGCTGGCGCTCCTTGGCCGCAGGGTGGACTTCCTCTCGATTCCTTTCCTCTCAAAGTACTCGCTGCGGTCTTCAGAGGCTGAGGCGCATGGGTTCTGGGTGACCGTCACCCACACCGTCACGCGTTTCCCCGTCATCAGCATCCTCATCATCGCCGTTCCCATGGTTGTGCTGTCGTTCTTCTACTTCGGCATCAAGACCGGCCTCAACGACGTCAACACCTTCCCGGACAAGTCCGAGACCAAGGCGGCGTTCATCGTCTTTGAAGAGGAATTCTCCATGGGAGCGGTCAGTCCCGCCGGGATACTGAGCCCCGCGGAGATTGTCGTGGACGGCGATGTCTCCAACCCGCAGGTGCAGGAAGGGATAGCGCGCCTGGTGCAGTCGCTTCTGGACGATCCCACCTTCCCAGTCGCGCCCCAGGTTGAGGCCAACGACGCCGGCGACCTGACGCTGCTGACGCTTCCGTTCCCCGGCAAGCCCAACAGCCGCGCGGCCACCGACACGCTGACCACACTGCGCGAGGTGCACGTCGCCGCGGCGTTCAAAGGCGTGCCCGCGGAGGTCTATGTGGGGGGCGTGACGGCAGAGGCCACCGACTTCTTCGGCATTGTTGACGTGTACACGCCAATCGTCTTTGCGTTTGTGCTCGGCACCAGCTTCATCATCCTGATGCTCGTCTTCCGGTCCATCGTGATTCCTATCAAGGCCATCATCATGAACCTGCTGTCCGTGGGCGCAACCTACGGGCTGCTGGTGCTGGTGTTCCAGAAGGGGGTGGGCACGGACCTGCTGGGGTTCCAGCACGCCGAGGTCATCGACGCGTGGATCCCGCTGTTCCTGTTCTCCATTCTCTTTGGGCTGTCCATGGACTACCATGTTTTCCTCCTCAGCCGAATCCGGGAACGCTACGACGAGACCGGGGACAACACCAAGGCGGTAGCCTATGGGCTGCAGTCCACCGGGGGGATGATCACCGGCGCTGCGCTCATCATGGTCGCAGTGTTCGGCGCATTCGCGGCGGGGGAGACCATCGTCAACCAGCAGGTCGGGTTCGGGCTTGCCATAGCGGTGTTCCTGGATGCAGCGTTGGTACGGTCGATACTGGTGCCGGCCAGCATGGAGGTGCTGGGCAAAGGGAACTGGTACCTGCCGCCCTGGCTGCATTGGCTTCCCAATCTGCGGGTAGAGTCTGAGGAAGCCTGA